gggacattctGTTGGTCCCAACAAGGAAATATACTATTTCTAGGGGATTTGGGTTAAGCTTAGAattggtgttagggttagaattagagctaggggttaaaggtcaggtttaggattaggagttaggtgttaaggttaggtttatggtttgggattaaggttaggactagggtaaaggttaggtttaggggttagggaaaataggattttgaatgggaatcaattgtgtgTACCTACAAGGTTAGttaaagaagtgtgtgtgtgtgtgtgtgtgtgtgtgtgtgtgtgtgtgtgtgtgtgtgtgtgtgtgtgtgtgaggtgtgtgtgtgtgtgtgtgtgtgtgtgagaaagaaaatagagatatGTGTCATAATTTACAATACATGGGGGGAAACTGTTGGGAATCCATTCTGCAAACAGTCTTCAATGGAAAAGTTGTTGTGACATCAGTGGTAGATTTTACAGGACTGTAAATAATATAGCCTAACACCAGTTGGGTCTTTGGGTGACAAGTGTGATTTGCTATCAGATGGTGTTGTGATTGTGTTGTCCCAGAACTCTCAAGCACATGCTGAGCATGAACACAGACTCACTCACAACACTCTGAAATATGATTTGCTGGGCTAAAATGGTTCCTAACCATCTACAGGTAAGACAACCGTCATAACATGCTAATATCATGGTATTGTGCTTATTACCAATTGTAcaggggctgcaggtagcctagtggttagagcattgggcaagtaagtgaaaggttgctggatcaaattccCTGAGCTGATGAAAACAAATTTAAggaaaaatatgtcgttctgcccctgaacaaggtagttaacccagtgtaggccatcattgtaaataagaatgtggaCAGATCTTTGGCTGACACAGCACCCCAGATGTACACACTGCTATCTTCACCTAATCCCTCAgcactgatcacacacacacacacaaataaagttCATGACACTGTTGTGTCAGGTTGGGTATCAAATGCTGGCCATAAAAAAAATGCGTCATGATTTTACATCATTGTGAACCTCTAGTGGTAGGCCGTGTTAAATAacggtttaaaaaaaatagcatGTAATATCGCATGAATTCACAAGGGGGCACACATGTACCAAGGCATCTTTCTGGATTACCATGACTACGGCAAACAGGTGTCTATTAGTTGTTGCTGCTTACGTCAGTTTCAGAGCGTTTAACaataagctagctagctgcatagTTAGCTACTAAAGTTTAAACCTTTGCTGATATAGCAGGGCACGCACATCGACTTAGTATGAAGACATGGCTCTAGTCTTGTCTCCTCCTCAGTCCTCTTCCCTAGAAATTCTGTGAGAGTTGTGCTATGTTCAGAAAAACTGTCTGGAAGAATACCGTGAGTGATGCCGTTAGCTGGCACCAGGACGAGGCCCTGAACACGACCATGTTCATCCTGAAAGAGTATGGTCCGACCGGATTCCTACTCAAAGAGGAGGGGGAACCCAAAAACTTCAAAGTAGGCCTACATGTGCAACATCCTAACTTGACATCATCAACATTATAGTCCTATTTACATTTTGACACGAAATACTTTCTTAATTCTTAATCAGGTAGCCTATTTTACATATTCCACAGGTGTTCTTGGGAGACCCTCATACGTGTACCTGTTCAACATTCCACAAAGAGAGAGACCTCTGCAAACACATCTGCTGGTAATAACGAAGAAAACATACCGATCACACATAAAAGATATTGCATGCTCATTCTGTACAATAATTCTACTCTCAATGTAGGGTTTTATTGCGGAAATTCCGACTGCCTAGAGAACATGAATGTAAGTTTCACTTAGACATAACATAGGCTACAATGCATATGCCAAATTGCAATTCAAACCCGAGGCACTCTGTAGAAATGATTGGATTTTTAACAGCATATCCTTAAACTCTACTGTGCCCTCTGGTATGTACACTTGCAGATTGCTTCCAGCAGGTCCTGGTTGAAAGGCAGATCCTGGAGCTGCTACAGGGTTTACACAGGAGCAGAACCCCCCGGCCTGTACACCCACCCTGCTCTGAGGCTGACCCTaaccccagaccagacccagctgagGGGGACGGGGGGGTCAGACAGAAGGAGATCGAAGCCGAGGATGTGTGTCCCATCTGTCAAGAGGAGTTGCTGGGGAAACGTCTGCctgtgtcttactgcaggtcAGATCATCACGTGTATTATAATGTCAACACACTTACTGGGCCACCCTTGGTATACCTATTAAATGCTTACTAGATCTTAATGATATGATGGAGAACACAAAGGAAAGTGATTTGAGGATAGGGGAAATGTGCCTGAACTGACCTACTGTTTTACTGCAACAACAGGGGAACATGTGAGTGGGAGGGAAAATGCCTTCTGCCACCAACTGTCATCCCCTATGTCCTCTCACTCAGGTTTGGCTGTGGCAACAACGTCCATATATCCTGTATGAAGGTGTGGGCAGATCACCAGGCATGTccggagggggagggggaagccATGGTGAAGTGCCCGCTGTGCCGGGAGGACTTTGGGCCGGTCAAGCTGCTCCTGGAGCAGGTGAGGAATGTGGCTAAGCTCCACAcagctgctgagagagagaggcccgaCAGACACCTCGGGGTGCTCTGCAACAACTGCAGGGTCTGGCAAGTGCTTCAAGTAAGTCTTGTTGTCATAGCGCTCAGGCCCAATAGACCTTACCTATACTGTTGTGGATCAACTATTCATGTCTATGACTTCCCTTTAGGTGCACAGTCTGCCGGTACTATCACCTTTGCGAGGACTGTATAAGAAGGTGCTGTCACCCTCAGCATGCGTTTGCCATACGTACGGTAAGCAGTCTTCAGTTAGACTCTGTGAGCATTTCTGCATATATTTGTGTCAGGAAGTAGACATGATAAACTTATGACATCAGCTATTATGTCCATCAGAAAAGGACTGCGAAGTGGCTGTCCTTGGGTCAGCGTGTGTTCAACACACTGGGTGAACCACGTGAGATGACCACTCAGTCAGTGGGTGACAGGTGAGCACTGGAATCTCTGTGAGAACCCTGTATAAATAGATTATTATGCTCAGTGCCTGAACACCCTGAATGACATTTAGACAGTGCAAAATGTTGTCACACATACAGGCTGTTACACTTTACAACCTGCTGCAATAAGCATTGTGATTCATATTTAAGTGCAGTTaattccatttttatttttaatagatGTTTtcttgtcacatacaccagataggaaCAGTGAaaagtgttgttttacagggtcagccatagtagtacagcacccCTGGAGTAAATTAGGGTTaagagccttgctcaagggcagagaTTTTTTCACtggtattcgaaccagcgacctttcggttacaagcccaacgttctaaccactaagctTCCTGACGTTAAAATATAGCCCATGAGTCTCTGGTTTCCTTTCCCCCTTCAGCATGATTCCTGTTGAGAGTGACCCACTGCCAGAGCACCTGGTCAGGAGCCTCCTTTCGGTCAGGGTGAGGAGAGGCTGCCCCCTGCTGGACCCTGGGCAGCAGTGTAGGATCTGCCTGAAGAGCTTCCAGCAAGGGCAGCAGGCCAGACACTTGCCCTGCCATCACAGGGTAAAGACTTAACTCAAATGATCCTGTCAC
The DNA window shown above is from Oncorhynchus mykiss isolate Arlee chromosome 18, USDA_OmykA_1.1, whole genome shotgun sequence and carries:
- the zswim2 gene encoding LOW QUALITY PROTEIN: E3 ubiquitin-protein ligase ZSWIM2 (The sequence of the model RefSeq protein was modified relative to this genomic sequence to represent the inferred CDS: inserted 2 bases in 1 codon); protein product: MFRKTVWKNTVSDAVSWHQDEALNTTMFILKEYGPTGFLLKEEGEPKNFKVFLGDPHTCTCSTFHKERDLCKHICWVLLRKFRLPREHEYCFQQVLVERQILELLQGLHRSRTPRPVHPPCSEADPNPRPDPAEGDGGVRQKEIEAEDVCPICQEELLGKRLPVSYCRFGCGNNVHISCMKVWADHQACPEGEGEAMVKCPLCREDFGPVKLLLEQVRNVAKLHTAAERERPDRHLGVLCNNCRVXGKCFKCTVCRYYHLCEDCIRRCCHPQHAFAIRTKRTAKWLSLGQRVFNTLGEPREMTTQSVGDSMIPVESDPLPEHLVRSLLSVRVRRGCPLLDPGQQCRICLKSFQQGQQARHLPCHHRFHTDCVDPLLRRSNSCPLDGYVIYNPLTWSSGGGKGTPKLASSLDHPKLSEQHRLELFVPGVALLDRAARVVPSLSMFSSEGSADTLVPLPQDTMVVGLQGLCIINTVNIESMEGGKSRTEKDGSPVKSVILNKSLSSQHLRTDVSRVRLGRTNSSSSTKSLAQNNATSTNRLGGVSGGTGRAQPSLFVGVNRSDMTAAAAQTRAVITLWRARPQWKRRPRVPRPSTGDSQQATGLRMTGVLINAPHQGEKE